A region from the Melanotaenia boesemani isolate fMelBoe1 chromosome 11, fMelBoe1.pri, whole genome shotgun sequence genome encodes:
- the xbp1 gene encoding LOW QUALITY PROTEIN: X-box-binding protein 1 (The sequence of the model RefSeq protein was modified relative to this genomic sequence to represent the inferred CDS: deleted 2 bases in 1 codon), translating into MVVVAAGTGGAHKVLLISGKQSGSSSGSQTAFSRPISVVLPATSNQVSSDSDSNTSVGAPVRKRQRLTHLSPEEKALRRKLKNRVAAQTARDRKKAKMGELEQQVIELELENQKLHIENRLLREKTTGLLTENEELRQRLGLDTLDSKPKVQTMMSTGNDAGLVIGSSESAALRLRVSAAGAGPAVPKSEDFSVDTDSLVSTDNESDLLLGILDILDPELFLKSCEQACQEPQVLLVGGGNSVPAATPAPLGASSVKLETLNELIHFDHIYTKPVEEVSSGQSSDLESGTNEKINEVAYPVTEVVVEEETVCIKDEPEEVVIPTCNSQVDDFFSGASSPALGSLDKEACLVDTYSDSGYEGSASPFSDMSSPLCSESTWEDMFANELFPQLISV; encoded by the exons ATGGTGGTGGTAGCAGCAGGGACCGGCGGAGCCCACAAAGTGCTCCTGATATCCGGGAAGCAGTCCGGCTCTTCAAGCGGCTCACAGACGGCCTTCAGTCGGCCCATCTCTGTCGTTTTACCGGCTACATCCAACCAGGTGTCGTCGGATTCCGACTCCAACACGTCCGTGGGGGCGCCGGTACGAAAAAGACAGAGGCTCACACATTTGAGTCCGGAGGAAAAAGCACTTCGCAG gaaaCTCAAGAACAGAGTGGCAGCTCAGACCGCCAGAGACAGGAAAAAGGCCAAAATGGGGGAACTGGAACAGCAAGTCATTGAGTTGGAGTTAGAG AATCAGAAATTGCATATTGAAAACAGGCTGCTTCGGGAAAAAACAACTGGTCTACTGACAGAAAATGAGGAACTGAGACAGAGACTTGGGTTGGACACCCTTGACTCTAAACCAAAG GTTCAGACTATGATGTCCACTGGGAACGATGCAGGTTTGGTGATCGGGTCTTCTGAGTCCGCAGCACTCAGGCTACGTGTG TCCGCAGCAGGTGCAGGCCCAGCAGTCCCTAAATCTGAAGACTTCTCAGTGGATACAGATAGTCTTGTTTCTACAGACAATGAG TCTGATTTGCTACTGGGCATTCTGGACATCCTTGACCCAGAGCTGTTCCTCAAATCTTGTGAACAAGCGTGCCAGGAGCCGCAGGTGCTGCTGGTCGGAGGGGGCAACTCAGTACCTGCCGCCACACCTGCACCTCTGGGGGCCTCATCAGTTAAGCTGGAGACCCTTAATGAACTGATTCACTTTGACCACATCTACACCAAGCCCGTGGAGGAGGTGAGCAGCGGGCAAAGCAGCGACTTGGAGAGCGGCACAAATGAGAAGATTAACGAGGTGGCTTATCCCGTTACCGAGGTTGTGGTAGAGGAGGAGACTGTCTGCATCAAAGACGAACCAGAGGAAGTGGTCATCCCCACCTGTAATAGTCAGGTGGATGACTTTTTCTCTGGAGCCTCCTCCCCTGCCCTCGGCAGCCTCGATAAGGAAGCCTGCCTGGTGGACACCTACAGCGACTCTGGATATGAAGGGTCTGCTTCCCCTTTCAGCGACATGTCCTCTCCCTTGTGTTCTGAGAGCACTTGGGAGGACATGTTTGCTAATGAACTCTTTCCCCAGCTTATCAGTGTCTGA